One Solenopsis invicta isolate M01_SB chromosome 15, UNIL_Sinv_3.0, whole genome shotgun sequence genomic window, GGTCTGTTTGAACGATGTATGAAACGTAGAGGTGTAAAGCCAAACGACCCCTATGATTGGGAAAGGCCATTAATAGCTAATGAAGGTTTATCAACTACTAGATCATTACCTACAGTAGCTGTACCACCTCCTCTTACTACAGCTACTACTCTTAATCAACCTCCGACTACAAATGTCGATACGAATAATCAAGAGAATGTGGAACCGGATAACAGAAAGGAGTTGgatgtaagaaatataaaaatctcaaatATTCTTatcgtatgtatgtgtgtgtatgtgtgtacacacacacacacacacacacacacacacatatacacacatgtgtattttgtatatttgGCACAGGCACAATTGGATTATGAAAGTATATACAGAAGAAACAGGCAACGTGGAGTAGAAGGTTCTCCAGTGCCATTTGCAGCAGCTATTAGCAATCATGGTCGGGATAAAAATTGCAATGCCACAATACCAACGACAGATAATACGCATCAGCAAGTCGCCCAACAAACTATACCACCTTTGCCAACTCAAGGTTTGTATAATTTACTTAGATCGCGAtgtttcttttatctttattacataataattattacgtaGGATCTCCCAAAAAACGTCGTGCAGTTTCGATGGCCGTAGAATCTCAAGTTCCTACGCCAGTAGAAAAGCAGGTGGATAATGAAGGGGATGCGTTGATGGCTTCCGCACGTTCTGCATCCGAAGTTCCTCGCCTTAAAACAGTAACAAATGCAACAGCGCCACTTAGGAAATCGGCAAGCGGTGCTACGTTGCCTGCTACGCTCGCTCGTTTGCGCATCGCTACGCCAGAGGGAACGTCCGCTGAATTGCCGAGCCCTCGTATACAAACGGAAGTCGACGCTTCCTATTGCTCTTACGATGTAACTAATACTAAATACGTTGGAAATCAAAGTCCAGTGAGTATACGATTGTTAGTTAACTTGGCAGATTTGTATTTACATTACAACTGATGGTAACACAAGttttatatttgaatgtttTCAGGTAACTGAACAAAGAGAACCTCTCAGAAGAGAACCCAGAAGGAGAGCAGACAGTCGACAACAAGTAAGAAGCGGACGTTCAGCGGTACGTGACTGTTCTATTACGCAATTTGCGCAAATAGACGATGACAACGTATCCGCCTTGCAACAAGTAACCAAAGGTGGCGGAGGATTAACTCTGGCCTCACAATGGAAGTCACAATTTGACGATTCCGAAGAGACTGATAACGAATGGAAGGGTGAAAATTTACAAAGCCCTGAACACAAAGGGGCAAATGTTCCATCCATACCAcaagtaaacaaaattttacttattacataataaaaagtttaaacaagCAAAAGCGTAGCGTGTTATACGAAAGTACTCTAACAATGCTCcaaatttaaacaagtttacaTTTGCAGTCCACAGGTATCATCGAGAGCTCACAACAATTGGATACAAAATCTATCGCGGCTCAATCAAATGCCTCAAATGTATGTCAACAGCAGTCTTTAATGCCCACAGCATTATCTAAAATAAGCGAAGATTCTCCAAGACCAGCGATGCCACATAGATGTTTAAATATCGCGGGTATCGAAAAGTATCCAGAACTGCAAGGAGCACTTCCGCGAGCTTGGAGCGTTCCGGTTTTAGCACCACACATTCGAGCTTATCTCGAAGCTCCGTTGGTTCGTATTGTGTTCTATAATGAATCGTAACCGATtgcttttttcctctcttcatAAACTTCTAAATTTCAATGGTAATAGGTTCAGCAAGCGGCATTTGATGATTTGCTGTATGAAGTCGATGTTATGAGGAATGTAGCCACTCGATACGATGAACCAAGACAAACCGTACCATCCAGAAGATTTAGTTTACCAGCGGTAGCTTTCTCTCCTTCcgatgtaatattttacaatagagaagaagaggaagaagcaGTAGCAGGTAGATTGGAAATCAGAGTGGTAGACGCAACTGGTGGTGCTACAATTGTGCAAACTAGCGCTGACAGGGAACCATTACAAAGTACgtgatcatttttttttttttcttcacaaaTCTGTTATCGATTGAATGAATAAATGCATTAGtcaattgtaattgattttgcacttataatgcataaatattaatatttacttgaatttatagaaaaattaacaaatggCACGGCAGGTAGTCCAGCTAGTCCTAATCCAGGACCGGAAGAACCATCGATATATTACGACGCTACTGAAAATCGACCGATTGCAAACGCAAGTTTGCAAAAAGAATCGATTAATGTCACTACTGCCTCGACTACTGTACAAAATGCAGTACCGCTTCGTGATAATAAGGACAATAAAGAGAAGGAAACATCTAGTAGGACGTACATCGCTCATAGTAAAATACCGGTTCCTGTTAAAAGTCCAAGATGTTCGCTATCTGAATCAACGCCCGAGACTAACACCCCGAATACCAAGGCAGGAACTGGAAGTGACATAGAAAAATTACCCGTGCCCGCGACCGCAActaaggaaaaagaaaatagttagtaaaactaatataatatagaaaacGTACTTTAATAAtgtcatatatttataatatagctATATTTAGTTGTTTATGATGTGCAAGATTGTGATAAGAATTGACAAGACATACattgttcttaaaaattttgttaaaaaaaagcaatgtATCGCTGAAGATACATACTGAAAAAGCTACGCTTTAAATGCTTTAATTTGTTACTATGTactatatactttatttaataatcttaaagaTTGTTTATTTACACTGTTATCATTGTTATTAGTTAAAATTTCtggtgaaattttaatataactccaatatttataataaagaaatttactattatatttcgaaaaaattttatctggaaaaaaatgattatagtagaaaactatttttttttaagttattttttgtcTTAAAAGAGTTTGCTTTACATCAATCTCATCGTGAATGAGTCTTCTACAAATTATTCATTCATATTTTCtcaaaacaagaaataatgtttcgtaactgtacaaaatattattatgtaataataaaacgtatGCATGAATTTTAAATATCCCTAAAGAATTCAACCGTtgtgtagaaatatttttgacaaatgaAATAgcattaatttagaaaataatttctatttaaaaaataagaatgtatatatgtgtgtgtgtatatatacgtgaaattaatttgatatgttGCTTCCTCTCCGTACTAACGTTCGCAAATTTTAGCTGTCAGAGGTAAAGCATTGACAGCACATACGGAAGCGCCAGCACATTGTCGTCGCATGCCATTATCTGACGCTAGACCAATCATGTCACCTTTAACTTCAGCCAGCTCAGCCGAAGATGAAAATTTAACTGGATGTACACCCGCTTTGCGCCGCCGAAGACAAAGTGAAAAATATGTGACAGACGCTAGTCAGCTGAATCTGCAGTTCCAAAGACCGCAACATAGAACGAGACCGCAATCTGAAGTATTGCCGAGACTTTCTCCCAGGGGAGTACCTTCGCATCTTCTACGGGAGCCTGGTAAAAAATCTGAAGAGAGCAGTGAAAGTGATTCTAATAGCAGTGGACCGCCAAAATCTTCTCGtcaaccaccaccaccgcctACGTCGTTGCCACCTCACATAGCAGAAAATAATGCTAGGTGAATATACTTGCAGCACACATATATCTGACTTATATAAATAGTTGATGGTTGGAAATTCTCGATGTATCATTTCCTGAATTTGATGTCACTACGTAATTAAAACTAATGATATTTCTCTCacataatttcttttctgtgattatagatgtaaaattttctataattatagaTGCCGCCGTTATTGGCCAATACCAGACGCACCGGTTGCTAGCAGGGAATCGTGAGATTTGATATTCAAAATGACAAGTAGCCTCAGTTTATGTTAGGATCGAGAAGGCTTTTACTGCTCAACCATTTGAGAATGTGATATCATTTGGGACACCGAAAATACAgcaatttttctgataaatacATCATCggatacataaaaattttagcaaaaatgcATATCTATATATCTACAAAGATATAGAGCATAACTATTCATTTAGCGTGCGAAAATGTAACTATCTGTGAATGCATATTCATATAATGCCGCTTTAATTAACTGCTAAACTTTTTGAGCACAAGTTCTTCAAAAGAAGTCTTTCTTATTACTTTTGAGGCATGTGCTCAATAAGTTTCActgaattgaaaattatatatgagaTTGTTTTCAGTGTACAAGCAGTGCAATAATTTGGTGATTCCCGATAGTCGCTTTATTTAaagactatattttttttctttatttataacacTTGTTATACTTATGTTACAATATAAACCTATCCATCCagtatctttaaatttttacgtacagtgttatatatttcttttatacatatacacacatatatatatatatatatatatatatatatatcagttGGATTTGCATAACTTGATATAGCCatagtatatattttgtatgtgTTACCAgaattttatgcttttattaaatttaatagaattttctttACACATAAGTATCGATTGCACTTAtcttcataattatataataaaatacccTATAGAGACaggttttataaaattttataattttgttagtgATAACAGCAAAGttatataaacacattttttgttacaataatataattattacaactaCTGTTGTACACTGAAACAcatttatttgttgaaataatacaaatattttatatcttaaaggAATAAGTGctcgataatttaattaaaattatactcatCCGATTTATGAGAATGCTTTAAAACTTTGAATTATTAGTAATTTAGAATTGCTATCTTGCAATGAGCATAAATCATGTAATAATGAATATAACGAGTTTTGTGAATGATATAAGAAAGCAtgaataataagtattattgcAAGTAGCATTGCAAGAGAAAGACGAGTTTAACAAAGTGGCTTTagagtatttataaaattcggGCCAGTCGTACTAGTCTCCTTAATAGCCCATTATTAAAGTcaacaacataattttttttttccatatatacAAGATGTTTCAAAACAATCGAAAGTCCTTTTAAAACAGATCCTTTGGCTAATTAGGAATTGATTTTTCCTTAGAGTAAAAagacataaaagaaaataatcacatttattacaacttgtcaatttattatatatgtatatatatatattttattaaaattaaaattaaaattccatgaaaatgtatttttttatatgtgaaatTAGTTTTGCTATttgtttcttgaaaatttaGGTTTCATAAAGCTTTCTTTGTTTTGTTCAATTGCTTAacacgaaaattattgttgTGACAATATTTTCGTTAAGAATAAAAGTTGACTATAAATTAGCTGAAAAATGTCATTGAAAGAACTCTCAACGCTTTTGAGATAtcctgtaaatatatatatatgatctCAGCTTCCTTGTACTATCTTTCATCTACagatctttaaattaatttgaaattaaaaagaagttttaattcttaaattgtaaataattaaaaattcaggGATTTTCTCAAATTAGCTTCAGggatgtaaatatatatacatatacatatacataataagtatataagtaaaataataaatttaaattaaactgaaaatatttaggattattatgaaattatattatattaattttattttcttagaaagtaatatatatatatatatatatatatatatatatatgaacagttattataaattgcctttatttttattattaaaaatatttaaaattgaatgttaaaaagtcataacatttttgttaagaaaaatgcATCCCAAATTTATCAGGGAATCTATAGATGAAAGGATATGCAGAGAATTTGGGAACTGTGTATATGAGTATACGCGTCTGGGTGCGAATCGAAGAGATGTGTATGCATGTGAGAAACATTTGTAATAggaattttcaaataatgtttataCCAAACGATGTAATAAATACAGGTTCCTTTATTCACTAATGTAgcatacaatatatacatatattacacatgtaatatgtgtatatatgtatatgcatatatattccAAGATGGGATATAGAATGCCATAACTATGTATGAAGAGAGAGGTGTCAGATGAGACATAATCGTgacagatatttaaatatttctaatgcacataatatgacaaaaaattaatttaagcacGGATGCTTTGCGAGTTTTCTTATATAATGAATCTTGAATGAAGTCTAGTGATGCATAAAACTAGTCATAGTAGAATAATCCATAATGTGCTATTGTTAAAtccaattttaaatatagagtCATGTCACCTTGTATAAAATAGGAGCATTATTCTGTGCAATGATTATAATAAGATCAAGTATAGGAAGTGTTTTCCGGTATTGGCGAAAAGTGGAGACAACATAGTTTCTTACgaaatgtaacattattttttttttattttttttttttttagtagatacaaaaatattaatcttcCTCGAAATTTTTGTTAGAAAAGGATGTCGAGAGTCAAGGGTTCATGGTCAAGGGAGTCGAGAGAAATTATTTGACCATTTTTCGTCAATTCTATATGTAaacacataatataataatttataaattaacaagtTTTTAATCGTTTTGTTCAGCGGAACATAACGCGCAACAAGAAAGATTATATTAATAGAAGGTTTACCATTGACTTATTATTGCTTATTAATTATGAGGCAAtatcttttcttcgtgtaaatgtatacgaaGTGCGGATACACGACGTAGATTGAATAGACATACAAGGATCAAAATCAATGAATTTTGGATATTATTAATGATAgcgttattatatatataagaaaaatataaaaaaaatgttttcaagcAAGTACATAGACTTGTAAAGTATTATTTGGATACATGTCTAATTGAATTTATAAGTCaactggtttttttttctccagaAGAAGGAACATGagggaaaaaagatataatatctTCTTTcctaatttatgtaaataaatggcatgtatgcatatatatgtagatatagCTTATGACagatgcatatatacatatatgcatatagaTACAAGTATATGTATTTTATGGATATTCAGATGTAACATACAatgattaaacaaaaatttacaatagaTATTCAACAAATTTGATAGATTAACTCATTAAAGCCCACGCTTTCTTGCAAGGTCTGTGTGAATCTCTCTTATCTTGATTTACTGGAtaaagcaatatattctcttcaGCAATTGGAAACTTTACGTAGAGgtcttatttattttcaaaataactgaaaagtaacaattataataactaaaattataattaaactttaatgagttaatttaaaattgaatcatAATCGATATAAAGACAGATAGTAATAATACTGGATATCACTGGGAAGTATTTGAAAGGTAGATGATTCAAAAGAATCCTTTTCGTTGTGAAAGTTACGAGATGCTCTTAATTATCATAACAATTGCCAATAttaaatatcgttataattaagTACGAAATTCTACTAAAATCTATTTGAAATTAACTgagaaataaagttatttagGATATTTTAGTCAtgaatcttaaatataataaaatcattagaATTTTGATCATTAAagatatttcattgaaacttttaatACAGAAACAATGATttcaaattagtaaaaaaaaaatctatcattaaaatattttccggTCGGACAGGATATTCTGTATATGAgaattgtcataaaaattataatggatCGGTATTCTTAATCGAATTTGACAGAGTGCGATCTTCAAATTctataaagaatattattctatgttacgtttattttattttttcttaatatcgTTTGTATTATCTTAAcaatgtttcatataaatttaatccaGAATTTTGTATTCTATTACACTGTATTCTACTTGACTTTTGGACCTTAAATGTAACTATATGTACGAGTATATTTTCTGTCCCTGAAAGATGGAAACGTATCATTCCATCCATGATTCTGTATTATAACATACACATTATAAAATAGAAGACACGATAATCGTTTCTATCTTTATCATGTACATGTATCCGCAAATCGTTGAGAGATTTCGAGGACATGATCTTTTCTGCTGTAATATGTAACTAATTTTTTGCGGACAATTTAATACGTATTATTGTGGCCACTTTATTGAAAGAGTGAGTCATGTACagttaagtaataaatataacaaaaattggCTGTAACGAACACCGCTAGAAAATGAAATACCATATTGTCATATAAGCAGTTCAATTAGCTGAAACTTTACTTCAGCAATTTGAACTTAGGAAAGCTCTTCCCCTCCCTATACAGTacactattttaaaattttattgtaatgatcttttatgaaaaatgcGTACTGTGAATTTGGTACAAATAAATATCGAAGCGTTTCAACACACATAATACACATAAAGCAGTTCATGTCTCTGtgacataatattttgtaattgtgTCACAAAGTGCAGCTAAACGGACAGAGTTATTTAGAAACATTGACTCATTTCATTATCGGCAATTTGAACCGATAATTATAGCAAAGTGGATTAAGAGAAATTCCAGCGTATtatatgaaactttatatatagatagaaataaatgaaaaaaaaaaaaatttataggatAACGAAAATGTGCGAGCGTTTAAACTTCCTGGTATCGCTGCAGAGTAAATAAAATCTATCTATTCTATTGCAatccaagttttttttagaTACATTTATGGTAGAATTTGATacttttcacaatattttttgcgagtgacacataaaaaattaagtgaaTCAAACAGTCGAAAACTTAAGCAGTAGCAAATCAAACATTGATTTTCTTATTGCCCACGTTTTCCTGCTTCAATCTTTTTCTGTGTCCTTAGTCCACGCTATTTCTCAAATTGTTTTCGTATTATTTCCAGTATTGTCATCAAATCATTACttgcttttttgtttttgtgaaaTATGATAAATACTTTTGTCTCGTCACttctttatgtaattttatacaaacgCGAGAGTAGCATTCGACTCAGGATTCACTTTCTCGAAGTAAGAAGAAACAAAAGCGATATTTGCAATACGtcgtttttatttgttattaaagttTCTCGagatgtgtgtgtatacatatatatgtatacatatacatatatatgtacactatagtatattaattaatagtgaTATCTTTGCGCGTGTGTATTTCGTAataactacaattttttctaatttatacaTGAAACGTTTGGTATCTTTCGAGGGTACAAGATGAAATCAGAATATCGACATctataatatcacaataattaaCTGCGATTATGTTGGTATTATTTCAGCTTTACACAATAGCGGCAATCATAGAAAATACAGAGatactaattatatttaattgttatcaAGTATTGGAATATATTCTTGGACTTACCTAaaacgaaaatataaaaaattgttcctTATTACTAATGTGCTCGCGGGAAATGAGTGCCTTACGGTATAATTCACACGAGCATATTCTTGGCATACaagcatgattttttttttaaactttaccaTGGCATATTTGCACCATTCAACTTAGATCAGCTAAAGCTCAAGTAGTTTTCTACAATAATGACTCGATTTTGAACGAAGTTTGCTCAATGCGCTCGTCTCACATTTGATCCCAATACTGTTATCAGTATCAAAGACTCGCCGATACTAACAAATGGGATATTTTAAGAGTATTAACGAACTCCACTTTTTGAATGCGCTATGAGCCATTGTAACGTAATATCAATATTGTCTTTTTCTTTACACGAAATACTGTAGCAACAGATCTCACGGTCCTGAATCGCAGACAAGTTCCTAGAAAATATatcgttatatgtatatacatacatgtattccTATATCACTAAAATATTATGCAACTAAGCATATAACTTACATTCGTTCTATAAGCCCGTTCTCATCCAATGCATGAGGTAGATCCCTTTTATTACCAAGAACCAATACTGGTATTCCAGACAATTGTGGTTTATCCAACAAATTGTGTAATTCGTTGCGGCTTGCCTCAATCTTTTCCGAATCGGCTGCATCCACCATGTAAACGATGGCGTTTACTCCTCTACAATATCTCTCCCACATAGATCTAAACCTTGGTTGACCACCAATGTCCCATACTTTTATAGTGACATTGCCTTTGGTTATTTTACGCATGTTAAAGCCTACAGTCGGTATCATATCTTCGCTAAATTGCCCAGACTAAATGTACAAAAGAGAAGAATTGTCCTTATTGTCCTGTTTGCTTGTGTTTAACAACAATGACGtgtactattatattattaataattctgataatataggaattacaatttttatacttcaatattctgattaaaataaagttgcAAAACGACAATGTTCAAATTCCGCATAAACACAAATTTATTTAGCAATTTGTTTCgtcgaaaaaaaaatgcaagttgTAAGCACAGtgcagaaataattaaaagttttgttatACATTCGCGATATGGTAGCAATCTGATTTCCATGAAAAAAAGAGTGAGAGAAAAACTGAAAGAGAGAAAACGCGAGAGAAGAGTCGAGAAATAAATAGCGATACTTTAATGACCATCACAGTCGGTTGCGATTACGTATCGACGATCTTATGTTAAATCATTTGACATATAAGGGCGTATACGGAGAAGGTATACGTTACGGTAACCGAGACGGAGTTACTTCGAAGGGATTATTGAATCTAACCAAGACGTgttacgagagagagaaagagagagagagatgccgCAATACGCAGAGTATTGCAGGTCCTTTCGTGGATCTCGTCTCTCGTCGATATCACGACACCTAATCGTTGGCAAGGACGACTCGCGCGCGAGATAAATAGAGGAAATCCATGACTCACGTACCGCTATGACATTCACAAAGGTAGTCTTTCCACTGTACTGCAGACCGACGAGAGTGAGTTCCATCTCTTCCTTCCAGAAGAGAGACTTGAACCAGTCTAAGATCCGATTGATGAGAGCCAGCATATTGAGTCCCGTGCGGGCAAATCCAGCTCCGACGAGAggttaaagtgaaaaacttcTTCAAAATATACGGCCGCTCGACTATCTTTTGACGTATAGATCTCGCTGTATTCGCCGTTAGGATACGTCAGACCAGTGCTCCCAGATGGAGAGACCAAATATCACGCGTGCGCAATAATGCGAGCATTAGCAGACGCGCGCGGCGAGCTGCTCCAACTACTTTGGAGTTTCGAAGAGCAAtgacacttcttttttttttagaatatcgAAAATTAAAGAGACTGTGTGCCTTCTCTGTGACGCGCGTAGCAACAcgttactctctctctctctctctctctctctctgtcgtaTTTGTACTTTTCTTATAATCTCTTAACAGCTGTCATAATTGTTTACGATATAGGGCAGCACTGACACCGAGCAACCTGCGCAGATGCGtggataatcttttttttattgttatcacCCTTATGGACTTCCCACTAACTCGAATGAGTAAAACAGAGTAAAATGTAATGAACACGACAGGATGTCGTACCATAGAGAATGATTAAGAGTTGGTTTATAACAGCCGTTACCGTTAAAAAATTCACCAATTATAGTCaactattcttctataaatcgaccctgattggccaatttcttacggcagagaggaacctgagaggtgccacggcggcctttttcttataacgctaaaattctcggcgcactaacgacgcacatgCATTTAGGCCgaaatatgaactaaaattacatccattttgcgacactgtcgataaaaatgattcaagtctgtgctaaaatcatgtagtGGGGGTACTCCCACCATAtaattttagcacagacttgaaccatttttatcgacagtatcgcaaaatggatgtaattttagtttatatttcgacctaaatggatgtgcgtcgttagtgcgccggaaattttagcgttataagaaaaagacCGCCGTGGCatctctcaggttcctctctgcttacggcaacggctattataaaccaatccTAAGCCTCGAGAGTAGCCATGCCCACGATTTAGCTGATACGACGCCACCTCTACAACgtggacatacactacgatgtCAATGTACATACAACTGAGCGCGCatacacaatttcaaatttttcccaTTCCAACTGCTTCCGCGCGACCGATTGATTCGTCCCGTCGCACCGTACTGACGATAATTTACGAGAATACAAGGAATGGGGAATGGGGACGAGACGCGAATACCGAATTGTAGAGGCAAATAAACAATAGATTGAGACGAGTACagattgactcaccgttcgccgatAGTCGCTTCGTCCAGCTCCGAGCTCCGTCTCGGCCGCAACTCTCGAACGTTCTCTGATCTTCTCTCTCCAAGATTCTCCTCCTCTTGATTCACTTGACTTATCGACACGAACGCGTGTGAGTCTCCGTTCTTGGCATTCCCGGTGCTCACACGTGACGAAAACTCGGGATACGAGGAaacggagaagatgcgaaaGACAATTGAACGCGACACGCGACACGACGACACGATCAGACACGACTCCCCGCCATCCGCACAtcgtatgtatacatacactCGTATCCCGGCGGGGCGGGCGGCAGCGGCGCAGCAGCGCAGGCGCGGCTGCCGCCGCTACGCGGTGCCACGTAGTACTACGCAATACAGTAACGTTCGGGCAGGCAGCGGTCAACAGCGGTAGGTCAAGCAGAACGGCTCGTAGTCGTTACgtgtcgcggcgcatttcaacttcggctgtgttccgatattaactgccagtactgaaaatgtatagtatatgtgacgtgaactataaattttcagtactgccagtaaaaacggaacacagccttggTCGCAACTtcgtcctcgtcgtcccgtacgagtttcGAGAGTGCCGTGTGGAGTGTCCGGAGTGTCGAACTTTCGTTAAGGATCCGTCGTGTTGGATACGAGGCATGGTGTACGAaacgaagtcgtgtcgcgtcgcgttcagtcgtgtttcgcatcttctccgttCCCTCGTATCCCGAATTTCCGAAGCGCGTGAATCACGACGAATCGTCTTGAGGATCGTCCTTGGATCTTCAAGTTCTCCAACGTACATTCGAGAGCTGTGGCCGAGACGGAGCTGGGGgtctattctcgaaaaatatcgcatacgaaaatattaggaaattttataatatatgtaacgtatactatatagtatttttgtatatttttgtatgcaatattttttgagaATAGGCCCCCTGGAACGACTAGCGACGAATGGTGAGTCAATCTGTACTCGTATCTGCATTTATTCGCCTCTAGAATTCGTAGTACATTCGCGCCTCGTTCCTATTGCATTCGCGTAAATTATCGTCGGTACGATGCAACGAAGCGAATAGATCGGTCGTGTGGGTCGCGTGAAAACGAATCAGCGAATTAGGACAGTAACGATTTCAAGTTGACTTCCAAGTTCGTATACGC contains:
- the LOC105199718 gene encoding ADP-ribosylation factor-like protein 8B-A, which gives rise to MLALINRILDWFKSLFWKEEMELTLVGLQYSGKTTFVNVIASGQFSEDMIPTVGFNMRKITKGNVTIKVWDIGGQPRFRSMWERYCRGVNAIVYMVDAADSEKIEASRNELHNLLDKPQLSGIPVLVLGNKRDLPHALDENGLIERMNLSAIQDREICCYSISCKEKDNIDITLQWLIAHSKSGVR